CCTCGCCGCTCACCCTCAACACCCTCCGGGAAAAAGACCTCGGTTACCAACAGACGCCGGCCGGCAACGGACAGCGTCGAGCGTCGCGCCCAGCCCCCGGCCGGCGACGGCAGACCGTGAGCGCGCAGCCAGTCGGCCAGCGGCTCGCGTCCACGCAGCCGGGCCACCGCCAGCGGACCGCGCTGCACATCGGCCGCCGAGAAGAGCAGTCGGCCCAGGGGGCGCTCGCCCAAGCGCGGCAGCCTCGCCAGCGGCCCGAGCAAACGATCCGGCACGATACTTCGGGCGTAGATAGTCGGGCCACCCTCGCAATCGAGCACGACCTCGCGCAACCAGGCGTGTCGTCCCACCGGCAACCCGAGGGCGACGCCCTCATCCGGGGCCGGCCGCTGCCAGGCCTGGCGCAGAACGTGAACGTGAACCGGACCGAAGCGCTCGAGCTGCGCCGTCAGGGAGCCGCGCTCGGTGAGCAGCCGGTGCACTGCCGGTTTCGGCCGCCCCGGGACCGCGGCCACCCCCGGCCGCCAGGCTGCCACCCGGGGATGCCAGACAGCGCGTTCCCTCACCCCGTTTGCCACTGCGAATCCACCACCCGTCATTGCGGAGCCGATCACACCTGCCCGTAGCGCTCGGCTTCGCCGACCCAACGGCGGATGAGCTGCTCGGCGGTCCCGGGAGCCCGCTCCAGGAGCTCGGCCCCCACCTGCTGGACGGCCTCGAGCAGATCCGCGTCACGGCGCAGGTCGGCCACGCGCAGCCTCAGCGCACCGGTCTGCCGGGTACCCAGCAACTCTCCGGGGCCGCGGATGTCCAGATCCCGCCGGGCGATGGCGAATCCGTCATCGGTCTCCCGCAACACGGCGAGCCGCTGCCGGGCGCTCTCAGACAGCGGACCATGATACATGAGCACACAAGTCGACGCCGCGCGGCCGCGCCCGACCCGTCCACGCAACTGATGGAGCTGCGCCAGGCCAAGCCGCTCGGCGTTGTCGATGACCATCAGGCTGGCGTTGGGCACGTCGACCCCGACCTCGATCACCGTCGTGGCCACCAGCAGCGCCACCTCGCCCCGGGCGAACGCCCCCATGGTGCGTTCCTTCTCGGTCGGGGTCATGCGGCCGTGGACCAGCGCCACGCGGTGGGCATCGCCCACGGCCCGCTCGAGTTCGGCAGCGGTGTCCTCAGCGGCCTGCGCCTCCAGTTCGTCCGAGGCCTCGATGAGGGTGCAGACCCAATACGCCTGGCGCCCCGCGTCGAGGGCAGCGCGGATGCGCTCGATGACTTCTCCGCGACGCCGCTCGGCGACCACCACCGTCTGCACCGGCGTGCGTCCCGGCGGGCGCTCGTCCAGCGAAGAGACGTCGAGATCGGCGTAGGCGGTCATGGCCAGGGTCCGGGGGATCGGGGTGGCGGTCATGGTCAGCTGGTGGGGCTCGGCGCCACCGCCCTTGTCTTTAAGCGCCAGGCGCTGGTGCACACCGAAGCGGTGCTGCTCGTCCACCACGACCAACCCCAGACGGCGGAACTGCACCTCCTCCTGGAACAGCGCATGGGTCCCCACGGCGATGCCGGCACGGCCCTCGGCCAGGCGCTGGCGCGCCGCACGACGCTCGCTCGCCGACGCGCCGCCGGATAGCCAGGCCACTT
Above is a window of Halorhodospira halophila DNA encoding:
- the recG gene encoding ATP-dependent DNA helicase RecG, with the translated sequence MEGAQRRLTSLPGVGPRLAERLARLGLHTVGDLLLHRPIRYEDRTRLRPIGGLQPGERVLIEGRVEWSEVARGRRKRLLCRLSDGTGQLDLVFFHFHPRQAERLTRGVLLRCFGEVRAGYGGLQMAHPEHQRVAPGDADGPGEDALTPVYASTDGLHQGQLRKLVDAALGLLPEAAPECLPEAAWVDGQWPTLAEALRTIHRPPPETDTEALLAGTHPAVRRVACEELLAHHLTLRRRRQALRSEAGAPPLDQGEALAGQLQASLPFPLTGAQQRVDAELAADMADTVPMLRLLQGDVGSGKTVVAALACARAVGSGYQAALMAPTELLAEQHCRSLQGWFQPLGVEVAWLSGGASASERRAARQRLAEGRAGIAVGTHALFQEEVQFRRLGLVVVDEQHRFGVHQRLALKDKGGGAEPHQLTMTATPIPRTLAMTAYADLDVSSLDERPPGRTPVQTVVVAERRRGEVIERIRAALDAGRQAYWVCTLIEASDELEAQAAEDTAAELERAVGDAHRVALVHGRMTPTEKERTMGAFARGEVALLVATTVIEVGVDVPNASLMVIDNAERLGLAQLHQLRGRVGRGRAASTCVLMYHGPLSESARQRLAVLRETDDGFAIARRDLDIRGPGELLGTRQTGALRLRVADLRRDADLLEAVQQVGAELLERAPGTAEQLIRRWVGEAERYGQV
- a CDS encoding chorismate lyase; translation: MAAWRPGVAAVPGRPKPAVHRLLTERGSLTAQLERFGPVHVHVLRQAWQRPAPDEGVALGLPVGRHAWLREVVLDCEGGPTIYARSIVPDRLLGPLARLPRLGERPLGRLLFSAADVQRGPLAVARLRGREPLADWLRAHGLPSPAGGWARRSTLSVAGRRLLVTEVFFPEGVEGERRGA